In Nonlabens agnitus, the DNA window CGCCACCCGCAAAAGCGCCTTTACTACCACCACCAGAAATCACGAGTGCTCTCATAAAATCTTAATTATCGGTATTGGGATTTTTGAGGCTATCATAAATGGTGGCCTTGATACGCTCGCTATTGATAAAGCCATCGCCGTATCCTAGATCATCATAACGCTTAGTGATTTCAGTATTGGTCATGATCTGTTCTCTAGTCTGGTTGCGGCTCTCGGCAAGCTGGATGGCTTTACGCAAATCCTTCAACATGTTGATGCTGTTTTTGAGATCTTGAATCTTTGAAAGTTCTCCATGACCAGGTATGATGTGCGTATCTTCATTAATGGTTTGCAGTATCATTTGTTGGGCGGCAATGTAGCCGTCGATGGATCCGCCAGAGTTCAAATCAATATAAGGATACTTATCCTTAAAAAACACATCGCCCATGTGTACTACGTTTTTATCTACAAAATAGATAAAGCTATCGCCGTCTGTGTGCGCATTGTGCACGTGAACCACCATGATGTTGTCATCCTCTGGCATTTTGAGTTTGATTTCTTCATCAAGGGTAAGTTCAGGTAAGTAGCCTGTAGCCTTATCGGCTTCCTGTAACCTTTTTAGTACGTTGGCTTGTGCGACGATGGTAGTTTCTGCTGTATTGAAATTTTCATTGCCGCCAGTATGGTCACCGTGGTGATGTGTGTTGACCAGATAGGTAATATCGTTAGAACTAATCGAGTCAATAGTAGCTTTGATTTTCTCACTCAACGGCGCAAACTGGCTATCCACCATGAGTGTCTCGTCGTCTGATACGACAATCATAATATTACCGCCACGACCTTCCAGCATATAGACGTTGTCAACGACTTCAGTGGTTTTGATGGTCACTGTTGCAGGATCTATTTGAGCTGTTGCAAGCGTGCTTGAGAGTATTACAGTGACCAGTATTGTGTTGAGGATTTTCATGAGATTTTTAATAGGTTGCTAAGCAAAGATACCTGAAACTCTCACGAATTCAGGTAATTGTCTTTCTTCAAATCGGTA includes these proteins:
- a CDS encoding MBL fold metallo-hydrolase, translated to MKILNTILVTVILSSTLATAQIDPATVTIKTTEVVDNVYMLEGRGGNIMIVVSDDETLMVDSQFAPLSEKIKATIDSISSNDITYLVNTHHHGDHTGGNENFNTAETTIVAQANVLKRLQEADKATGYLPELTLDEEIKLKMPEDDNIMVVHVHNAHTDGDSFIYFVDKNVVHMGDVFFKDKYPYIDLNSGGSIDGYIAAQQMILQTINEDTHIIPGHGELSKIQDLKNSINMLKDLRKAIQLAESRNQTREQIMTNTEITKRYDDLGYGDGFINSERIKATIYDSLKNPNTDN